From the genome of Phytohabitans rumicis, one region includes:
- a CDS encoding type II toxin-antitoxin system Phd/YefM family antitoxin has protein sequence MAEHAREISQRELRNDSGAIMRGVERGESFTITRNGTPIGRLIPLRRRTFVPREEVLAAFSTAPIVDPEAFRRDIDAIADQDPFDREW, from the coding sequence ATGGCCGAGCATGCCCGCGAAATCAGCCAGCGCGAACTCCGCAACGACTCTGGCGCCATCATGCGCGGCGTCGAGCGGGGCGAGTCATTCACGATCACCCGCAATGGCACGCCGATCGGGCGGCTGATCCCACTGCGGCGACGCACGTTCGTGCCACGCGAGGAGGTCCTGGCGGCGTTCTCGACGGCTCCGATCGTCGACCCCGAAGCGTTCCGCCGCGACATCGACGCGATCGCCGACCAGGACCCCTTCGACCGTGAGTGGTGA
- a CDS encoding glycoside hydrolase family 5 protein, whose translation MITGWDSEPHNLWVDGPAQDAFAALWRTFAARYRGLPPNALSFDLVNEPPALGLRGFTREAHEAVIRRTVAEIRRADPSRPIAIDGLDGGHLAMPELADLRVIHSGRGYQPMSVSHYRASWWPEHEHLPEPEYPVDYDGRRWDAVALREFYQPWRDLAGAGVPVHIGEFGCYDYTPDDVAQRWFTDLLGIFAQERWGYALWEFAGAFGVVGHRRPGARFESRDGWMVDVRLLELLRAHRV comes from the coding sequence GTGATCACCGGCTGGGACAGTGAGCCGCACAACCTGTGGGTGGACGGCCCGGCGCAGGACGCCTTCGCCGCGCTGTGGCGCACCTTCGCTGCCCGCTACCGGGGCCTCCCTCCCAATGCGCTCTCCTTCGACCTGGTCAACGAGCCACCCGCGCTCGGCCTGCGCGGCTTCACGCGGGAGGCGCACGAGGCGGTCATCCGGCGCACCGTGGCCGAGATCCGGCGGGCCGACCCGAGCCGGCCGATCGCGATCGACGGTCTCGACGGCGGCCACCTCGCCATGCCGGAGCTGGCCGACCTCCGCGTCATCCACAGTGGACGCGGTTACCAGCCGATGTCGGTCAGTCACTACCGGGCGAGCTGGTGGCCCGAGCACGAGCATCTACCCGAGCCGGAATACCCGGTCGACTACGATGGTCGCCGGTGGGACGCGGTCGCGCTGCGCGAGTTCTACCAGCCGTGGCGGGACCTCGCGGGCGCTGGCGTACCGGTCCACATTGGCGAGTTCGGCTGCTACGACTACACGCCGGACGACGTGGCGCAGCGGTGGTTCACCGACCTGCTGGGCATATTCGCGCAGGAGCGGTGGGGTTACGCACTGTGGGAGTTCGCCGGCGCGTTCGGCGTCGTGGGCCATCGCCGCCCGGGCGCCCGCTTCGAGTCCCGCGACGGCTGGATGGTGGACGTACGACTTCTGGAGCTCTTACGCGCACACCGCGTTTGA
- a CDS encoding diacylglycerol/lipid kinase family protein: protein MTVPSAVVVNPSKVFDPVELRQTVSALLAGAGWPAPMWFETTREDPGRGQTRQAVEAGAQVVFACGGDGTVRSCAGALVGTEVALAVLPSGTGNLLAVNLGLTHDLVAGVEIALQGGLRRIDVGVVGDECFTVMAGMGFDAEMLAATSEATKARIGWLAYVLGALRHLGDRPMRVSIRIDDHPPMRRRARTVLIGNVGRLKGGLRLLLDAEPDDGTFDIAVLTPRTLGHWASLAWAVARRRRRVPRMEVFQGRSVQVTSNRPQSRELDGDLIEPGRTLRAELRPKALWLCVPEPDVAEGAS, encoded by the coding sequence GTGACCGTGCCCTCCGCCGTGGTGGTCAACCCCTCGAAGGTCTTCGACCCCGTCGAGCTGCGCCAGACCGTCTCGGCCCTGCTCGCCGGCGCGGGCTGGCCGGCCCCGATGTGGTTCGAGACCACGCGGGAGGACCCCGGGCGCGGCCAGACCCGCCAGGCGGTCGAGGCCGGCGCGCAGGTCGTCTTCGCGTGCGGGGGCGACGGCACCGTACGCTCCTGCGCCGGCGCGCTGGTCGGCACCGAGGTCGCCCTCGCCGTGCTGCCGAGCGGCACGGGCAACCTGCTCGCGGTCAACCTCGGCCTGACCCACGACCTCGTCGCCGGGGTGGAGATCGCGCTCCAGGGCGGGCTGCGCCGGATCGACGTCGGTGTGGTGGGCGACGAGTGCTTCACGGTGATGGCCGGCATGGGCTTCGACGCGGAGATGCTCGCCGCCACGTCGGAGGCGACCAAGGCGCGGATCGGCTGGCTGGCGTACGTCCTCGGGGCGCTGCGCCACCTCGGGGACCGCCCGATGCGGGTGTCCATCCGGATCGACGACCACCCGCCGATGCGCCGCCGCGCGCGTACCGTCCTGATCGGGAACGTCGGCCGGCTCAAGGGCGGGCTCCGGCTGCTGCTCGACGCCGAGCCCGACGACGGCACGTTCGACATCGCGGTACTGACCCCGCGCACCCTCGGGCACTGGGCCTCGCTGGCCTGGGCGGTGGCGCGGCGCCGCCGGCGGGTGCCGCGGATGGAGGTCTTCCAGGGCCGCAGCGTCCAGGTCACCAGCAACCGCCCGCAGTCCCGGGAGTTGGACGGGGACCTCATCGAGCCGGGCCGGACGCTGCGCGCCGAGCTGCGGCCGAAGGCGCTGTGGCTGTGCGTACCGGAGCCGGACGTCGCCGAGGGCGCCTCGTAA
- a CDS encoding cellulase family glycosylhydrolase, translating into MPHYGFNLQWLFMRPAGPAEPDLHVLDTIAGWGFNFVRLPCDYRFFTTAPDYPRATEEALDRVDRCLMACRERGLHLSLNLHRAPGT; encoded by the coding sequence ATGCCGCACTACGGTTTCAACCTCCAATGGCTCTTCATGCGCCCGGCTGGGCCGGCCGAGCCGGATCTCCACGTGCTGGACACCATCGCCGGCTGGGGGTTCAATTTCGTCCGCCTGCCGTGCGACTACCGCTTCTTCACCACGGCGCCGGACTACCCGCGGGCCACCGAGGAGGCCCTGGACCGGGTCGACCGCTGCCTGATGGCGTGCCGCGAGCGCGGGCTGCACCTGTCCCTCAACCTGCACCGGGCCCCGGGTACGTGA
- a CDS encoding DUF4331 domain-containing protein, producing the protein MSSHREAPEISKDPVADSTDLYAFVSPDHPDTVTLIANYVPLQTPAAGPNFFEFGDDVLYEIHVDNDGDGHPDVTYQFRFETKLNNNNTFLYNTGPIESLDSENWNRRQFYSITKVDGNGKAKVLARNVPCPPCNVGPLSIPDYKGLAADATFKLKSGEKVFAGQRAEGFFVDLGSIFDLGTLRPFQNLHLLGQKVFQEAGEAVNAADRVNVHSIALQVPIKDLRGKSSPVIGVWTSASRRQVRVLHGHSSDDVYVGPNVQVSRLGNPLFNEVIVPMSKKDLWNSLPPTEDKNFAAFVEHPELAQLLPVLYPGVFDNLAKLNEAKTARADLVAVLLTGIPEGLIDGFENNTGEVQADMLRLNTHIPPSKKENKFGVLAGDLAGFPNGRRVRDDVVSIALRAVAGATFALVDKNFTPDEAVAALEQGLSAEDVTSPFLNHFPYLGIPYDGFNNPS; encoded by the coding sequence ATGTCTTCTCATCGTGAGGCCCCGGAGATCTCCAAGGATCCGGTGGCCGACAGCACCGACCTATATGCGTTCGTGAGCCCGGACCACCCAGACACGGTCACGCTCATCGCGAACTACGTGCCGTTGCAGACGCCCGCCGCCGGGCCGAACTTCTTCGAGTTCGGCGACGACGTGCTGTACGAGATCCACGTCGACAACGACGGCGACGGGCACCCGGACGTGACGTACCAGTTCCGCTTCGAGACGAAGCTGAACAACAACAACACGTTCCTCTACAACACCGGCCCGATCGAGTCGCTGGACAGCGAGAACTGGAACCGCCGCCAGTTCTACAGCATCACCAAAGTGGACGGTAACGGCAAGGCCAAGGTGCTGGCCCGCAACGTTCCCTGCCCGCCGTGCAACGTCGGCCCACTGTCCATTCCGGACTACAAGGGGCTCGCGGCGGACGCGACGTTCAAGCTGAAGTCCGGGGAGAAGGTCTTCGCCGGCCAGCGCGCCGAGGGCTTCTTCGTCGACCTGGGGTCCATCTTCGACCTGGGTACGCTGCGCCCGTTCCAGAACCTGCACCTGCTGGGCCAGAAGGTCTTCCAGGAGGCCGGCGAGGCGGTCAACGCGGCCGACCGGGTCAACGTGCACAGCATCGCGCTCCAGGTGCCCATCAAGGACCTGCGCGGCAAGAGCAGCCCGGTCATCGGCGTGTGGACCTCGGCCAGCCGCCGGCAGGTACGGGTGCTGCACGGCCACAGCTCCGACGACGTCTACGTCGGACCCAACGTCCAGGTCTCCCGGCTCGGCAACCCCCTCTTCAACGAGGTCATCGTGCCGATGTCCAAAAAGGACCTGTGGAACAGCCTGCCGCCGACCGAGGACAAGAACTTCGCCGCCTTCGTCGAGCACCCGGAGCTGGCCCAGCTGCTGCCGGTCCTGTACCCGGGCGTCTTCGACAACCTGGCCAAGCTCAACGAGGCCAAGACGGCCCGTGCGGACCTGGTGGCGGTCCTGCTGACCGGCATTCCGGAGGGTCTCATCGACGGCTTCGAGAACAACACCGGTGAGGTGCAGGCCGACATGCTGCGGCTGAACACGCACATCCCGCCGTCGAAGAAGGAGAACAAGTTCGGCGTACTGGCCGGCGACCTGGCCGGCTTCCCGAACGGGCGGCGGGTGCGGGACGACGTGGTCTCCATCGCGCTGCGCGCGGTCGCCGGCGCCACGTTCGCCTTGGTGGACAAGAACTTCACGCCCGACGAGGCGGTTGCCGCCCTGGAGCAGGGGCTGAGCGCGGAAGACGTGACCTCGCCGTTCCTCAACCACTTCCCGTACCTGGGGATCCCCTACGACGGCTTCAACAACCCGTCATGA
- a CDS encoding nucleoside hydrolase, whose protein sequence is MAGDLSPQARAPQAERLAGWDHETRFPEGGAVEFLRRTIRAHPGEVTLLAIGPLTNVALLFARDPSLPALLKALVLMGGRYATAGKPEWNIRCDPLAARAVYGVPVRRHRSVGLDVTTQVAMDPAEFRRRCAGVPLLRPVLDFAEVWFAEKERLYFHDPLAAVTLFADDVCGFEAGAVTVDAATGTTAWRPAPGGPHEVATRVSPDRFFDEFFGVF, encoded by the coding sequence GTGGCCGGCGACCTGTCACCGCAGGCGCGCGCCCCGCAGGCCGAACGGCTGGCCGGCTGGGACCACGAGACGCGCTTCCCGGAGGGCGGCGCCGTCGAGTTCCTGCGCCGGACGATCCGCGCGCACCCGGGTGAGGTCACGCTGCTCGCGATCGGCCCGCTCACCAACGTGGCGCTGCTCTTCGCCCGTGACCCCTCGCTGCCGGCACTCTTGAAGGCACTGGTTCTGATGGGCGGCCGCTACGCGACCGCCGGCAAGCCCGAGTGGAACATCCGCTGCGACCCACTGGCCGCCAGAGCGGTGTACGGCGTACCGGTGCGCCGCCACCGCTCGGTCGGCCTGGACGTGACGACCCAGGTGGCCATGGACCCGGCGGAGTTCCGGCGGCGGTGCGCCGGCGTACCGCTGCTGCGCCCGGTGCTGGACTTCGCCGAGGTGTGGTTCGCCGAGAAGGAGCGCTTGTACTTCCACGATCCGCTGGCCGCGGTCACGCTGTTCGCCGACGACGTGTGCGGCTTCGAGGCCGGCGCCGTCACGGTCGACGCGGCCACCGGGACCACCGCATGGCGGCCGGCGCCGGGCGGCCCGCACGAGGTGGCCACGCGGGTGTCGCCGGACCGCTTCTTCGACGAGTTCTTCGGCGTTTTCTAG
- the srmL gene encoding PheS-related mystery ligase SrmL, whose product MPVAHNYDRLRYDAEAVTRDRRYSRYVDVDRMLRSHTTARIPALLDVIHERDVLLSVPGITYRRDAIGRHHVGEPHQMDVWRIRRDDPPLTEVDLVDMIGMVVEAVLPGQRWHTVPNVHPYTIAGREIYVGDVEIGECGLGHPEVVGGGSGLAMGLGLDRLAMLAKGIDDIRLLRSPDLRVAAQMRDLAPYRPVSAMPAVHRDLSLAVAAGLDAELLGDRVRELLGPDAEAVEEVAVRAETGYPDLPEAARTRMGLRPGQKNVLLRVVLRDLRRTLTAEEANALRDRIYAGLHEGSAYEWAAP is encoded by the coding sequence GTGCCCGTCGCCCACAACTACGACCGGCTGCGGTACGACGCCGAGGCGGTCACCCGCGACCGCCGCTACAGCCGGTACGTCGACGTCGACCGGATGCTGCGCTCGCACACCACCGCCCGGATCCCCGCCCTGCTGGACGTCATCCACGAGCGCGACGTGCTGCTCAGCGTCCCGGGCATCACCTACCGCCGGGACGCGATCGGCCGGCACCACGTCGGCGAGCCGCACCAGATGGACGTGTGGCGGATCCGCCGCGACGACCCGCCGCTGACCGAGGTCGACCTCGTCGACATGATCGGCATGGTGGTCGAGGCGGTGCTGCCCGGCCAGCGGTGGCACACCGTGCCCAACGTCCACCCGTACACGATCGCCGGGCGGGAGATCTACGTCGGCGACGTCGAGATCGGCGAGTGCGGGCTGGGCCACCCCGAGGTCGTGGGCGGCGGCAGCGGGCTCGCGATGGGCCTCGGGCTGGACCGCTTGGCCATGCTGGCCAAGGGCATCGACGACATCCGGCTGCTGCGCTCGCCCGACCTCCGGGTGGCCGCGCAGATGCGCGACCTGGCGCCGTACCGGCCGGTGTCCGCCATGCCGGCCGTCCACCGCGACCTGTCCCTCGCCGTGGCCGCCGGCCTCGACGCCGAGTTGCTCGGCGACCGGGTTCGCGAACTGCTCGGCCCGGACGCCGAGGCGGTCGAGGAGGTAGCGGTACGCGCCGAGACCGGGTACCCGGACCTGCCGGAGGCGGCGCGTACCCGGATGGGCCTGCGCCCTGGGCAGAAGAACGTGCTGCTCCGGGTCGTCCTGCGCGACCTGCGGCGCACGCTGACGGCCGAGGAGGCCAACGCGCTGCGCGACCGGATCTACGCCGGCCTGCACGAGGGCTCCGCGTACGAGTGGGCGGCGCCGTAG
- a CDS encoding type II toxin-antitoxin system VapC family toxin: MSGDRGTRGLIDTNIVIQLPVLEAVQLPDEMVISAVTLAELSAGPHHADGPAERARRTAVLQHVEATFDPLPFDAEAARAFGLVSAAVLAAGRKPRSRIADLMIASIAIVNRLPVYTTNPADFAGLGDLVTVVAVRRPTS, encoded by the coding sequence GTGAGTGGTGACCGGGGCACTCGCGGTTTGATCGACACCAACATCGTCATCCAGCTGCCGGTGCTCGAAGCAGTACAACTGCCTGACGAGATGGTCATCAGTGCGGTCACGCTCGCGGAGTTGTCGGCCGGGCCGCACCACGCCGACGGCCCGGCGGAACGCGCCCGCCGCACCGCGGTCCTCCAACACGTCGAGGCGACGTTCGATCCGCTGCCGTTCGACGCGGAGGCGGCTCGCGCGTTCGGGCTGGTGTCCGCCGCCGTGCTCGCCGCTGGCCGAAAGCCGCGTAGCCGCATCGCGGATCTGATGATCGCTTCCATCGCGATCGTGAATCGGCTACCCGTGTACACGACCAATCCCGCCGACTTCGCCGGACTGGGGGATCTGGTCACGGTGGTGGCCGTTCGCCGGCCTACGTCTTAG